From Spartinivicinus ruber, the proteins below share one genomic window:
- a CDS encoding DUF6531 domain-containing protein: MNINVKLSFLLGAGLASVICCSTQAEVRWYAPYTSHDPWKTDSISGVYVATPYESCIEQMNSYQRSAEAFRKDGRGYSFLAVENTYWAGKVNPNFKKCSYLFTYPNGYSYQWQLSAGLQGKGCESPLVFDEKVSGCINKNAQPQSCETLKGNPVNIATGNKIQWFTDLSLSDLSIKRLYLQAGKTGSWRFSFSRKLSVYLSADNLIAHITRDNGQEVVMYQEDGVWQDDDASGYQVKALENGQYQLVTAANLTETYDNQGRLIKVESPSQQAIELAYEDKKLVISQGNSSINYHLNDKQQITRIESGSLVRNYQYDEQGRLTSTDFNGNYKETYHYENDQYPTLLTGITNANNQRYATWQYDEKGRATVSKHAGDVDNVTFSYPDENSTIVTNPLGKKTTYRFEEINGFRKVKSVEGHASANCLAANKDYEYFDNGLLKSKTDWQGVKTTYQYNDRGLATEKTEAAGTPQARTVSTEWHETFSLPVKVTEPGKTTIYEYSDKGQLTSQRQESAK; this comes from the coding sequence ATGAACATTAATGTAAAGTTGTCTTTCTTGTTGGGGGCTGGGTTAGCCTCAGTTATTTGTTGTAGTACTCAGGCTGAAGTTAGATGGTATGCTCCTTACACTTCACATGATCCATGGAAAACAGACAGTATATCAGGTGTCTATGTAGCCACTCCCTATGAGTCTTGCATAGAGCAGATGAATTCGTATCAACGTTCTGCAGAAGCTTTTAGGAAAGATGGCCGAGGATATAGTTTTTTAGCTGTTGAAAATACTTACTGGGCAGGGAAGGTAAATCCTAATTTTAAAAAGTGCTCTTATTTATTTACTTATCCAAATGGCTATAGCTATCAATGGCAGCTGAGTGCAGGTCTTCAAGGAAAAGGGTGTGAGTCTCCTTTGGTCTTTGACGAGAAAGTCAGTGGTTGTATTAATAAAAATGCACAACCTCAAAGCTGCGAGACGTTAAAAGGAAACCCTGTCAATATTGCTACTGGCAATAAAATCCAATGGTTCACTGATTTAAGCTTATCTGATTTATCGATTAAACGCCTTTATCTTCAAGCAGGCAAAACGGGTAGTTGGCGTTTTAGCTTTAGTCGTAAGTTAAGTGTTTATCTCAGTGCCGATAACCTCATTGCCCACATCACTCGTGACAACGGCCAGGAAGTTGTTATGTACCAAGAAGATGGTGTTTGGCAGGATGATGATGCTAGTGGCTATCAAGTTAAGGCATTGGAAAATGGCCAATACCAGCTGGTAACAGCTGCTAACTTAACCGAGACCTATGATAATCAAGGCCGCTTAATTAAAGTTGAGTCTCCCTCACAGCAGGCAATAGAATTGGCTTATGAGGATAAAAAGTTAGTTATTAGTCAAGGCAATTCATCGATTAACTATCACCTCAACGATAAGCAGCAAATTACCCGTATTGAAAGCGGTAGTTTAGTGCGAAACTATCAATACGATGAGCAAGGCAGATTAACCAGTACTGATTTTAATGGTAACTATAAGGAAACCTACCATTATGAGAATGATCAGTATCCTACCTTATTAACGGGTATTACCAACGCGAACAATCAACGTTATGCTACTTGGCAGTATGATGAAAAGGGTCGTGCCACAGTTAGTAAACACGCAGGGGATGTAGATAATGTTACGTTTAGCTATCCTGATGAAAACTCAACGATTGTTACTAATCCTCTCGGTAAGAAAACCACGTATCGTTTTGAGGAAATAAATGGTTTTCGTAAAGTAAAATCAGTGGAAGGTCATGCCTCTGCTAATTGCTTAGCCGCTAATAAAGACTACGAATATTTCGATAATGGTTTATTAAAATCCAAAACCGATTGGCAAGGTGTTAAAACTACTTATCAATATAATGATCGTGGTTTAGCAACTGAAAAAACAGAAGCGGCAGGTACACCACAAGCTCGAACAGTATCCACGGAATGGCACGAAACCTTTAGTTTACCGGTAAAGGTGACAGAACCAGGTAAAACCACCATTTACGAATATAGCGATAAAGGCCAGCTAACAAGTCAACGGCAGGAAAGCGCTAAATAG
- a CDS encoding glycosyltransferase → MIIAIHLTHEAPPDKVAGIGKWLSYLLDSQSSCNAVKHIPLAMSFPGFHNYKGGLSQEGWYRTEPSGHSSNFSESLIEQNEQLFTLFESVINHLDQPLNSIIVHCHDWLCWVAAKKIRQEYSCPVILTIHTVLNVRLKKGFLELPDKKGLNLALNLQREAAKNSDVVTFFDKKSALDSTLYFSIQGIKEVLPLGIPIKKYSKQYFSPINRLRIGYLGRYASEKGCDLLCDFMKYLGPTAKLFLAGSGPLAKQLLWSLSFNEISYEHQGYVYNLENFFQNIDVLIIPSFYDPGPLTALEAICHGTPVVLSSRCGISHYLKGYTKCISIVEPNSIEFGKSVMYLTKYWPEWNAELRRVIGKLCQSELDINRTIRRLKCIYNYSLKKEKINNIILDIIECIPNGIGIKSIYLFGSTLQTEHSRDIDLLILVSEWSSHLEGELHINAKIMNYNIHTDFGISLNDDKNQLHLLFITSQIMELLSPLFLHQSINNGICIFGKELAVKKPNLHQLINSEGGLYSALSQIKNEFLLVNKWSYNKLITIQYILKPNDLPKLLEFYLRMSRLNIMEVSGFCSALPKSFEKRIAVKWINDQLEYLHATAE, encoded by the coding sequence ATGATAATAGCAATACATCTAACTCATGAAGCACCACCTGATAAAGTAGCTGGAATAGGGAAATGGTTAAGTTATCTTCTCGATTCGCAATCATCTTGCAATGCCGTCAAACACATCCCTCTAGCTATGAGTTTTCCTGGCTTTCATAACTATAAAGGTGGACTATCTCAAGAGGGTTGGTATCGTACTGAACCTTCTGGTCACTCCAGCAATTTTAGCGAAAGCCTAATAGAACAAAACGAACAGCTTTTTACGTTATTTGAGAGTGTTATTAATCATCTGGATCAACCCTTAAATAGTATTATAGTTCATTGTCACGATTGGTTGTGTTGGGTGGCCGCAAAAAAAATTCGGCAAGAATATTCTTGTCCAGTAATTTTGACAATACATACTGTACTGAACGTCAGGCTCAAAAAGGGGTTTCTGGAATTGCCAGATAAGAAAGGGCTTAATTTAGCCTTAAATTTACAAAGGGAGGCAGCAAAAAATTCTGATGTCGTAACGTTCTTTGATAAAAAATCGGCTTTAGATAGTACTCTGTACTTTTCGATTCAAGGCATAAAAGAGGTTCTTCCTCTAGGTATTCCCATAAAAAAATATTCCAAGCAGTATTTTTCCCCAATTAACAGATTGCGTATTGGCTATTTAGGAAGATATGCATCTGAAAAAGGGTGTGATTTACTATGTGATTTCATGAAATACTTAGGGCCCACGGCAAAACTATTTCTTGCTGGTAGTGGACCATTAGCGAAACAACTTCTGTGGAGCCTATCATTTAATGAAATTTCTTACGAACATCAAGGATATGTTTATAATCTAGAAAATTTCTTTCAGAATATTGATGTGCTGATAATTCCCAGCTTTTATGATCCTGGACCATTAACTGCACTAGAAGCTATATGCCATGGAACTCCTGTTGTACTAAGCAGTCGATGTGGAATTAGTCATTATCTAAAAGGCTACACAAAATGTATCTCAATTGTAGAACCAAACAGCATAGAGTTTGGAAAATCAGTTATGTATTTAACTAAATATTGGCCTGAATGGAATGCTGAGTTACGGAGAGTTATTGGCAAACTATGTCAAAGTGAACTAGATATAAATAGAACTATAAGAAGACTTAAGTGTATATATAATTACTCTCTTAAAAAGGAAAAAATTAACAACATCATTCTCGATATAATTGAGTGCATTCCAAATGGTATTGGAATTAAGTCTATATATCTATTTGGTAGCACACTACAAACAGAACACTCAAGAGATATCGATTTGCTTATTCTTGTCAGTGAGTGGTCAAGTCATTTGGAGGGTGAACTACATATTAATGCAAAGATAATGAATTATAATATACATACTGACTTTGGTATTAGCCTAAATGACGATAAAAATCAGCTACACCTATTGTTTATAACTAGCCAAATAATGGAGTTGCTTTCGCCTTTATTTTTGCACCAATCTATTAATAATGGAATCTGCATTTTTGGTAAAGAGTTGGCAGTGAAAAAGCCTAACCTACACCAATTAATAAACTCTGAGGGCGGGCTATATAGCGCATTAAGTCAAATCAAAAATGAATTTTTGTTGGTAAACAAATGGTCATATAATAAATTAATAACAATTCAATATATTTTGAAGCCCAATGACTTACCGAAGCTATTAGAATTTTACTTGAGAATGTCTAGGTTGAACATCATGGAAGTTAGCGGATTCTGCTCTGCTCTACCAAAAAGTTTCGAAAAGAGAATAGCTGTTAAATGGATAAATGATCAATTGGAATATCTGCATGCAACAGCTGAATGA
- a CDS encoding contractile injection system protein, VgrG/Pvc8 family: MFIKHQVTIPSFPINIQNHLISLELTDEAGIKSDSVTLKLSDHDGNLPIPAKGTRLSVAIQNIHMGDFIIDEVSLSGPPNQMTIQAKGANLRYQLRSPKSRSWHQKKLVDIVTTVANDNGLKPKIAEVFTSIVIDHIDQTEESDINFLSRIALDHGAIVKPMMEHLVFVERGKTKTATGKQLSPITISKINKWSLKAPDRQYYKSVMAKYHSAEGGKTEHVKVGNGEPTYTIKMVYPTREAAKASAKAKLSGLNDTEASLSITVVGNPELIAERPVIIQGVRIGVDGRWVVKKAKHSVSASGYTTGVSLVK, encoded by the coding sequence ATGTTTATAAAGCATCAAGTCACCATACCATCGTTCCCCATTAACATCCAAAACCACCTAATCAGCCTAGAGCTTACCGATGAAGCGGGTATCAAGTCAGATAGCGTAACCCTTAAACTTTCTGATCATGATGGCAATTTACCGATACCCGCCAAAGGCACTAGGCTATCAGTCGCTATCCAGAACATTCATATGGGTGATTTTATTATTGATGAAGTGTCACTTTCTGGCCCACCTAACCAAATGACCATTCAAGCTAAAGGGGCAAACCTTCGATATCAACTCCGTAGCCCTAAATCACGCTCATGGCATCAAAAAAAGTTGGTAGATATTGTCACCACAGTGGCCAATGACAATGGTTTGAAACCTAAAATTGCAGAAGTATTTACCTCCATTGTCATTGATCATATAGACCAGACAGAAGAATCTGATATTAATTTTTTAAGTCGCATTGCGTTAGATCATGGGGCAATTGTTAAGCCGATGATGGAACATTTAGTGTTTGTCGAGCGAGGAAAAACTAAAACGGCTACTGGTAAACAATTGTCACCTATAACAATTTCTAAAATTAATAAATGGAGTTTAAAAGCACCTGACAGGCAATATTATAAAAGTGTGATGGCTAAGTATCACAGCGCTGAAGGTGGTAAGACAGAGCATGTTAAGGTGGGTAATGGCGAACCGACCTATACTATTAAAATGGTATATCCGACCAGGGAAGCAGCCAAAGCCAGTGCTAAAGCCAAACTAAGTGGATTAAATGATACAGAAGCCAGTTTAAGTATAACTGTAGTGGGTAATCCTGAATTAATCGCTGAACGGCCTGTGATTATTCAAGGAGTAAGGATTGGCGTTGATGGTCGGTGGGTGGTAAAGAAGGCAAAGCATTCGGTAAGTGCTTCGGGGTATACAACAGGTGTCAGTTTAGTTAAGTGA
- a CDS encoding tetratricopeptide repeat protein, whose translation MLHKLSLNEVDKVLFEQGTDLYKNGALNKALPIFESLSQANPESPMLTATLANLYWDLGRIDIATEFFYKAVKLGPKSEKISRGLMHILWEQDKKTAAIKEVQRFLKEGNASESYIEIAKEVNLKMNANISIPENKLK comes from the coding sequence ATGTTGCATAAATTAAGTTTGAATGAAGTTGATAAGGTGCTTTTTGAACAAGGTACTGACCTATATAAGAATGGCGCTTTGAATAAAGCGCTGCCTATATTTGAATCATTATCACAAGCTAATCCCGAGTCACCTATGCTTACAGCAACGCTCGCAAATCTTTATTGGGACTTAGGTCGTATTGATATTGCAACTGAATTTTTTTATAAAGCAGTAAAATTAGGGCCTAAATCTGAAAAAATATCACGCGGCTTGATGCATATATTATGGGAGCAAGATAAAAAAACAGCTGCAATAAAAGAAGTTCAGCGTTTTCTAAAAGAAGGGAATGCCTCTGAAAGTTATATAGAAATAGCAAAGGAAGTTAATTTGAAGATGAATGCCAACATATCCATCCCAGAAAATAAACTTAAGTAA
- a CDS encoding tail protein X, whose product MATVYRTKDGDTLDWICKQYYGNESFVLQVLDANPRLVEQGPVLAAGIEIKLPKLVLKAQVSENLWS is encoded by the coding sequence ATGGCGACAGTCTACCGAACCAAAGACGGTGATACCCTGGATTGGATTTGTAAGCAGTATTATGGTAATGAAAGCTTTGTGCTGCAGGTGTTAGATGCCAATCCTAGGTTAGTGGAGCAAGGGCCAGTTTTAGCTGCAGGGATTGAGATTAAACTACCTAAGCTTGTCCTTAAAGCCCAGGTGTCTGAGAATTTATGGTCCTAA
- a CDS encoding HAD family hydrolase, which translates to MKTIIWDFDNTLVDSNRRIREALVAMYSQVPETTWHNIQQALPMSLQGLYNILKSSNLESREYSEFEILFNNAQPKNPYLLPCIKEILSIPDIAECENIIFSRSNKDFIVNQVANNSLPFSFDDIYSDSNKYIDCESLCRFIQSINKTFEECIYVGDSSKDRNLAARANVKFINVRDLINNGLTEFKDTLLNETVSNPEMLQLQYQSLRREVAELQNNNASGVSMIVTASTVIWGFFITISLSNEVPFLLGFLFTLPAVLAMIALSSYSVNSKRVANIGAFLAIRYQKYFNARENWEFQISKFANLAVIDLSSNISIKLLYQIIFRISVYGALVVLFINLFFRDFMPLMILDQAITSLIALSIAIPSYLIKKKDISYRKLRCCLDKYWSDN; encoded by the coding sequence ATGAAAACTATTATTTGGGACTTCGACAACACTTTGGTAGATAGCAATAGAAGGATTCGTGAAGCCCTAGTAGCTATGTATTCCCAAGTTCCAGAAACTACATGGCATAACATTCAGCAAGCGCTCCCCATGTCATTACAAGGGCTATACAACATACTCAAGTCTAGCAATCTAGAGAGCCGAGAGTATTCAGAGTTTGAAATTTTATTCAATAACGCGCAACCCAAAAACCCATATCTGTTACCGTGCATCAAGGAGATACTATCTATACCTGATATAGCGGAGTGTGAAAATATAATCTTCTCAAGATCAAATAAAGACTTTATTGTAAATCAAGTAGCTAATAACTCACTTCCTTTTTCATTTGATGATATCTATTCGGATTCAAACAAATACATTGACTGTGAGTCACTATGTCGATTTATCCAGTCGATTAATAAAACATTTGAAGAATGTATTTACGTCGGAGACTCTTCGAAAGACAGAAATTTGGCTGCGCGAGCCAATGTCAAGTTCATTAATGTTCGTGACTTAATCAATAATGGACTTACCGAATTCAAGGATACATTACTAAATGAAACTGTGTCTAACCCAGAAATGCTTCAACTACAATATCAGTCTCTACGTAGAGAAGTCGCTGAGTTACAAAATAATAATGCATCCGGTGTATCGATGATTGTTACTGCATCAACAGTTATCTGGGGTTTCTTTATTACAATTTCATTGTCAAATGAAGTACCTTTTTTACTTGGGTTTTTATTTACTTTGCCCGCTGTATTAGCAATGATTGCGCTTTCCAGTTATTCTGTAAATAGCAAGAGAGTTGCCAATATTGGTGCTTTCTTAGCTATTAGGTACCAGAAATATTTCAACGCAAGAGAGAATTGGGAATTTCAAATATCCAAGTTTGCAAATCTTGCAGTCATTGATCTATCATCTAACATATCTATTAAATTGTTATATCAAATAATATTTCGAATCAGTGTTTATGGAGCTTTGGTAGTCCTGTTTATAAACTTGTTTTTTCGAGACTTTATGCCATTAATGATATTAGACCAGGCTATCACTTCTTTAATTGCACTATCAATAGCTATTCCTAGTTACTTAATCAAGAAAAAGGATATCAGCTATAGGAAATTACGATGCTGTCTTGATAAGTACTGGTCAGATAACTAA
- a CDS encoding FRG domain-containing protein, with protein MDTKTIRNWSEFDEFVRCKHFRKWIYRGQSDSSWPLESSLHRAFEEAQLIHKLKNGNEKRLSRFEHEKVMIDRFKCNAHLYLDHLPQFEDHLSWLSLMQHHGAPTRLLDFSFSPYVALYFALEFGEEDASVYCISHDAIRNDDDEYFGKNRLKVYSRILEPISSKDDPCLFAFEPTFSNQRLLSQQGLFVATNTLDLSHGKILNDYNIHNGYVLKIIIPASQRLEGLRQLNKMNINSANIYPGLDGFCKSMRRQPIFGLERQKRIGNEL; from the coding sequence ATGGATACTAAAACCATAAGAAATTGGAGCGAATTTGATGAGTTTGTAAGGTGTAAGCATTTTCGCAAGTGGATTTATAGGGGGCAGTCTGACTCGAGTTGGCCTCTGGAAAGCTCATTACATCGTGCATTCGAAGAAGCTCAGTTAATACATAAATTGAAAAATGGCAATGAGAAGCGATTAAGTAGGTTTGAGCATGAAAAGGTAATGATAGACCGTTTCAAATGTAACGCTCATTTGTATCTTGATCACTTGCCTCAATTTGAAGATCATTTAAGTTGGTTGTCTTTGATGCAGCACCATGGAGCCCCAACAAGACTGTTGGATTTTTCGTTTTCGCCCTACGTTGCGCTCTACTTTGCCTTAGAGTTTGGTGAAGAAGATGCCTCTGTTTATTGCATTAGTCATGATGCCATTCGTAATGATGATGATGAATACTTCGGAAAAAATAGACTCAAAGTTTATTCAAGAATACTTGAGCCTATTAGCTCAAAAGATGATCCTTGCCTTTTTGCTTTTGAGCCTACATTCTCTAATCAACGATTACTCTCGCAACAAGGGTTATTTGTAGCTACGAACACTTTAGACTTAAGCCATGGGAAGATCTTAAATGATTACAATATTCATAATGGTTATGTACTTAAAATTATTATTCCTGCCAGTCAGAGGCTTGAAGGCCTTCGACAACTGAACAAAATGAATATCAATTCAGCCAATATATATCCTGGTTTGGATGGTTTTTGTAAGAGTATGCGCCGACAACCAATTTTTGGTCTTGAGAGGCAAAAGAGAATCGGTAATGAGCTGTAA
- a CDS encoding RHS repeat-associated core domain-containing protein: MQFKQTLLAGALSLVISPLALSAITTNTSYQYNDQNKVSQIDGPRTDVQDITQFRYNNDGQLTEVVNALGHSTQLSNHNVFGNPQQITDANGTVTSLSYDEVGQLTQSTIKSTAGDITTRFEYDAIGQVTAVYLPNGSELHYEYDGAKRLTAIQNGLGERIEYQHDNAGNITKQVVKSSTGAVVSQFSQAYDEMSRLLKSVGANGQTSRFEYDKNSNTTGATNPRNYKSGNAYDALNRLVTSTDALNQNTQFKYDSQDNLTQVTDPRGVTTTYQYDGLGRLVKEISPSSGETVYSHDAAGNVTQKVDGRGVVTKYSYDALNRQTSRSYPASPELNVTYLYDGTNDGNKGIGRLTGIQDQSGLIAYQYDDRGNVTKTMRSVSFNGKDQFFGVANGYNLANQLTRIQYPSGLTISYQRNGNGQVNQVTGQFKGSDQVINLANNIGYVPFGPVQQLTWGNGKTLNRQYDQDLQLIQQTVQGIQELNYQYDPNGNITGIDNLLAQQNNSSYGYDALDRLIEEQANYGRKTYEYDPVGNRTKRTTEKAGKTKTQNLTYADDSNRLIKRGRQTINYDGMGNSLDKMRLKLQYDGQGRLKAAVRGSRATHYRYNAIGERIVKELGSQTVVYNYDQNGQLLEEAYYNASNKLFYTRNYAWLGTQPIAMLEQWLNDKGQSTKQQVAYIHSDHLNTPRVATNKAGQAVWQWQSDAFGVGRANEDVDGDGQKVVIALRFPGQVYDAESGLHYNYFRDYDPNLGRYVQSDPIGLNGGLNTYAYVLNNPVSLIDPLGLAPGDKFKSQEAAQHDRNVWMLDMFLPIFLGLGEFPEYYVSEPYQTADGCWTYDFNIDWRDWPEILIGVTPIGKLKHGKHLKKGFDGGTPATAPVGRKGSPLQNTSYQPTRNADQVVNGRRYTGHALDQAQNRGLTPSVIEDAIQNGSKSPDPIPGRTRNYSSENNITVITEGNDVITVIPGKR, from the coding sequence ATGCAGTTTAAACAGACTTTATTAGCCGGGGCTTTATCGTTAGTTATTTCCCCGTTAGCGCTTTCAGCGATCACTACTAATACCAGCTATCAATATAATGACCAGAACAAGGTTAGCCAAATTGATGGTCCACGCACTGATGTGCAAGATATCACTCAATTTCGTTACAACAATGATGGGCAATTAACCGAAGTTGTTAATGCACTGGGGCATTCCACACAATTATCTAACCATAATGTCTTTGGTAATCCCCAACAAATTACTGATGCTAATGGCACGGTAACTAGCCTGTCTTATGATGAGGTGGGCCAATTAACCCAATCTACCATTAAAAGCACAGCGGGTGATATCACCACTCGTTTTGAATACGATGCCATTGGCCAAGTGACGGCGGTTTATTTACCGAATGGTAGCGAACTGCATTATGAATACGATGGAGCAAAACGCTTAACGGCTATTCAAAATGGTTTAGGCGAGCGCATCGAATATCAACACGATAATGCAGGGAATATTACCAAGCAGGTTGTTAAATCTTCAACCGGTGCAGTAGTGAGCCAATTTAGCCAGGCTTATGATGAAATGAGTAGACTGTTAAAGTCTGTTGGCGCTAATGGCCAAACCAGCCGGTTTGAATACGATAAAAACAGTAATACAACAGGTGCTACTAATCCTCGTAATTATAAAAGCGGTAATGCGTATGATGCGTTAAACCGGTTAGTCACTAGCACTGATGCATTAAACCAAAACACGCAATTTAAATACGATTCGCAAGATAATTTAACCCAAGTCACTGACCCGCGTGGTGTTACCACTACTTATCAATATGATGGCTTAGGCCGTTTAGTTAAAGAAATTAGCCCAAGCAGTGGTGAAACGGTTTATAGCCATGATGCCGCAGGCAACGTTACTCAAAAGGTAGATGGCCGTGGTGTTGTTACCAAATACAGCTATGACGCTTTAAACCGTCAAACCAGCCGGTCTTATCCGGCTAGTCCAGAGCTGAATGTTACTTATCTTTATGATGGCACCAACGATGGTAACAAAGGCATTGGTCGCTTAACGGGCATTCAGGACCAGTCAGGTTTAATTGCTTATCAATATGATGACCGGGGTAATGTCACCAAAACCATGCGCTCGGTTAGCTTCAATGGTAAGGATCAATTCTTTGGTGTGGCCAATGGCTACAACCTGGCTAACCAACTGACCCGTATTCAATACCCCTCTGGCTTAACCATCAGCTACCAACGTAATGGCAATGGTCAGGTTAACCAAGTGACAGGGCAATTTAAGGGAAGCGACCAGGTCATTAATTTAGCCAACAATATTGGCTATGTGCCATTTGGTCCTGTACAACAATTGACGTGGGGTAATGGTAAAACTTTAAACCGCCAATATGACCAGGACTTACAGTTAATTCAGCAAACCGTGCAAGGGATTCAAGAGCTGAATTACCAGTATGATCCAAACGGAAACATTACCGGCATTGATAACTTATTAGCTCAGCAAAACAACAGCTCATATGGTTATGATGCGTTAGACCGCTTAATCGAAGAGCAAGCTAACTACGGTCGTAAAACCTATGAGTATGACCCGGTCGGTAACCGCACCAAGCGTACAACCGAAAAAGCCGGTAAAACTAAAACGCAGAATCTGACTTATGCCGATGATAGCAACCGTTTAATTAAGCGTGGCCGCCAAACCATTAATTATGATGGAATGGGTAACAGTCTTGATAAAATGCGGTTAAAGCTGCAATACGATGGCCAAGGACGATTAAAGGCTGCTGTTAGAGGCTCAAGAGCCACGCACTATCGTTACAATGCTATCGGCGAGCGAATCGTTAAAGAGCTTGGCAGTCAAACCGTTGTTTACAACTACGACCAGAATGGACAGCTGCTAGAAGAAGCTTATTATAACGCTAGCAACAAGCTGTTCTATACCCGTAACTATGCGTGGTTAGGTACTCAGCCGATAGCCATGTTAGAACAATGGCTAAACGACAAAGGCCAAAGCACTAAGCAGCAAGTTGCGTATATCCACAGTGATCATCTTAACACTCCGAGGGTTGCTACCAATAAAGCAGGCCAGGCTGTTTGGCAATGGCAATCGGATGCGTTTGGGGTTGGCCGGGCCAATGAAGATGTTGATGGTGATGGCCAGAAGGTGGTTATTGCACTGCGTTTTCCTGGGCAGGTTTATGATGCTGAGTCAGGATTGCACTACAACTATTTTAGGGATTACGACCCTAACCTTGGACGCTATGTTCAGAGTGATCCGATTGGGTTAAATGGTGGGTTGAATACTTATGCTTATGTGCTGAATAATCCAGTCTCACTGATCGACCCTCTTGGATTGGCACCTGGTGATAAATTTAAATCTCAAGAAGCAGCTCAGCACGATAGAAATGTTTGGATGCTAGACATGTTCCTGCCGATCTTTTTGGGTCTTGGGGAGTTTCCAGAATATTATGTATCTGAACCTTATCAAACAGCGGATGGGTGCTGGACTTACGATTTTAATATTGACTGGAGAGACTGGCCAGAAATTTTAATTGGTGTAACACCAATTGGTAAACTAAAGCACGGAAAACATTTAAAGAAAGGCTTTGATGGAGGAACTCCTGCAACAGCACCTGTTGGCCGGAAGGGGTCTCCTCTACAAAATACGTCTTATCAACCAACTCGAAACGCCGACCAAGTGGTAAATGGTCGCCGTTATACAGGACATGCATTAGATCAGGCTCAAAATCGTGGGCTTACTCCATCAGTTATTGAAGATGCAATTCAAAATGGAAGTAAAAGTCCAGACCCTATACCAGGCAGAACAAGAAACTATAGTTCTGAAAATAATATAACTGTCATCACCGAAGGTAATGATGTAATTACCGTCATCCCAGGAAAAAGATAA
- a CDS encoding phage tail protein: protein MSYTLLKLGDFIFSIKTASYQQLRQQWQFKWASQPIIGGYPQQQYTGETVRTMTLTGTMYPGQYGSRDSLLHMVELAGTGAPFILVAGTGEILGYWCITQVSESGSYPDKEGKCRKIEFSVSITYYGDSLPNQRR, encoded by the coding sequence ATGAGTTATACATTGCTTAAGCTGGGTGATTTTATCTTCTCGATTAAAACAGCCAGCTACCAACAACTACGTCAACAATGGCAATTTAAATGGGCTAGTCAGCCTATTATCGGGGGTTATCCCCAGCAGCAGTATACCGGGGAAACCGTGCGAACCATGACTTTAACCGGCACCATGTACCCTGGCCAGTATGGCAGTCGTGATAGCCTGCTTCATATGGTTGAGCTGGCGGGTACAGGTGCGCCCTTTATCCTGGTAGCCGGTACTGGTGAAATTCTCGGCTACTGGTGTATTACCCAAGTCAGTGAAAGCGGTTCCTACCCGGATAAAGAAGGCAAGTGCCGTAAGATTGAATTCAGTGTGAGCATAACCTACTATGGCGACAGTCTACCGAACCAAAGACGGTGA